The Sphingomonas sp. HF-S4 sequence TACGGCATGGAGCTCGAGCTGCGCGCGGTGCCTTCGCGCCATTTCTCGGCGACCGCCTCGTTCGGCTACACCCATGCCGACTATAAGGAGTTCCTGACCTTCATCGGCGGCGGGACCACCCCGGTCGACGTGGCGGACCAGCGCGTGTTCCAGAACACGCCCAAGTTCACCGTCAACGCCTCGGCGACCTGGTCGGCCGATCTCGCCGGCGGCAGTATCGCGCTCACCCCCGCGGTGTCGCTGCGCAGCGACTACAACATGTTCGAGATCCCGACCCCGGCGCTCGACCAGGACGGCTATTTCCTCGTCGATGCCGCGCTCAACTGGACCTCGGGCGACGGGCGCTACCGCGTCGGCGTCGCCGCGCGCAATTTGACCGACGAGCGCTACCGCGTCGGCGGGTACAATTTCCCCGGGGCGCTCACCGGCAATTCGATCATCGGCTATTACGGCCCGCCGCGCACCGTGACCGGCACGGTCGAAGTCCGGTTCTGATCCGGCGATCCGTATTCCCGAGCCGGGCGTCGCATGACGTCCGGCTCGTTTGCTTCTAGGGGAAACCGATGCCCGACGCCGTCCTCCCCAGCCGCCGCTATCGCGGCATCGTCCTCGCGATGCTGCTGCTGGTCTATACCTTCAACTTCCTCGACCGGCAGATCCTGAGCATCCTCGCCCAGCCGGTGAAGAAGGACCTCGGCCTCGACGACGCGCAGCTCGGCATGCTCGGCGGGCTCGCCTTTGCCGCGCTCTATTCGACGCTGGCGATTCCGCTGGCGCTGCTCGCCGACCGGACCAGCCGGACGTGGGTAATCACTGTCTCGCTGGGCGTGTGGAGCGGGTTCACTGCCTTGTGCGGGCTGGCGCAGAATTTCACGCAGATGTTCCTGTTCCGGCTGGGCGTCGGGGTCGGCGAGGCTGGCGGGGTCGCGCCGAGCTATGCGCTGATCTCGGACTATTTCCCGCCCGAGCGGCGCGCCCAGGCGCTCTCGATCTATTCGCTCGGCATCCCGCTCGGCGCCGCGGGCGGCGTGCTGCTCGGCGGCTATATCGCGCAGAATGTCGAGTGGCGGACGGCGTTCATCGTCGTCGGCCTTGCCGGCGTGGTGATCGCGCCGATCTTCAAGCTGGTCGTCAAGGATCGCCCGCGCCCCGCCGCAGCGGTGGACCAGGTGCCAGTGGCGCGGGTGTTCGGCATCCTCGCCGCCAAGCCGGCCTTCTGGCTGATGGCGTTCGGCGCCGCGGCGGGATCGATGTGCGGATACGGGGTGGCCTTCTGGCTGCCGAGCCTGATGCAGCGCAGCTTCGGGCTGAGCCTGATCGAGACCGGCCAGTTCTTCGGCGCGCTGCTGCTCAGCGGCGGCGTCGCTGGCATATTGCTCGGCGGCTGGCTCGGCGACCGGCTGGGCGCGCGTGACCGCCGCTGGTACGCGCTGGCGCCGGCGATCTGCTATGTCGCGGGGACGCCGCTGTTCATCGC is a genomic window containing:
- a CDS encoding spinster family MFS transporter, with translation MPDAVLPSRRYRGIVLAMLLLVYTFNFLDRQILSILAQPVKKDLGLDDAQLGMLGGLAFAALYSTLAIPLALLADRTSRTWVITVSLGVWSGFTALCGLAQNFTQMFLFRLGVGVGEAGGVAPSYALISDYFPPERRAQALSIYSLGIPLGAAGGVLLGGYIAQNVEWRTAFIVVGLAGVVIAPIFKLVVKDRPRPAAAVDQVPVARVFGILAAKPAFWLMAFGAAAGSMCGYGVAFWLPSLMQRSFGLSLIETGQFFGALLLSGGVAGILLGGWLGDRLGARDRRWYALAPAICYVAGTPLFIAGVLSSSWPMAFALFLLPQALVYVWLGPVLTAVQHLVPAHMRATASASFLLINNLIGLGLGSWAIGSLSKALTPAYGDEALRYAIAAGLCLYVVAGALMALASRFLKRGWVD